One window from the genome of Anopheles merus strain MAF chromosome 3R, AmerM5.1, whole genome shotgun sequence encodes:
- the LOC121596347 gene encoding uncharacterized protein LOC121596347 isoform X2: MAAEENGTNAINTVVGPDDDPMRDPTRWEKFCQRHGINPNLIMLKITLFVMYGATSSLLPYLTIHMQSTGLTVEEIAIIYLALPFTTFLSPPITGFLVDKFGRYKPVVIMSLLLNALFHHSLLLIPQQEIPGKLPEAYVMRHPGTGNVEVWWSPCPSRECPEEEEIDIVVDQCLDHCLLQEQNPKIELAPPPTDLPLVVTPIGDEPNDPKDDLDLYVRNKGKGNKNKTAEVLSTSSSSSTTELYMDKSLLKETPEESEESEEGWVVAGSGDSAFIVLDMHPDLGEPIEQLGMEIEHDDNATVTDFKTRFGVALLWQQGVNVTALEEEDLRCGGLVMTSNMTLNSNIKLSEWAADCMVQRCRFRRNGPDICPPDYKESDDKIFWIYFLLRFLATTMLSAGVTIMDPIALTMIEKYGGDFGRERLFSSIGMAIFSPITGVLIDLFSKDLGYTDYSAAFYTYDILLIISSVTVFLMPLGEKLPADNVFKDLLNLLKLKHVIIFIWFLFLLGNFWGFIESFLFLYLKELGAPNYLLGITITVGTVSSIPFLYGAGRITKIVGHVNLIVIAFIAHACRLVGYSFIENAWWCFPFEAMEALSCHLMWVAAATYCALLAPKNLLATLIGVLGMAHFSLGRGSGSFFGGFLIGEVGTREAFRYMGLVAVAGGLAYKFIHSIWLRKYDNPDADDEAVEKGEAEKLYTDGDEPKTKDQGTSMSQERLSLMIKYNQIGSLTSLPRGSRGDVNDVFSKRRSSYNIEFVRAQKGGGSASKVDLLKSAVDINHKASHQHLRKEGKASDQSLNSKRADSAPRLNQSKNISQPILSAVVDEETEQRDSITEGEEENYKLELSKKASRGHVLNDIPEKTVETVDTAAATPPVTPVVEGTDTTTTTTTTTTTTTTPSIADDHTTANAS, from the exons ATGGCAGCAGAAGAAAATGGTACCAATGCCATCAACACCGTCGTAGGGCCGGACGATGATCCGATGCGTGATCCAACACGCTGGGAGAAGTTCTGCCAGCGTCATGGAATCAATCCGAATCTGATTATGCTGAAGATTACATTGTTCGTTATGTACGGCG CCACCTCCTCGCTGCTACCGTACCTGACCATCCACATGCAAAGTACCGGCTTGACGGTAGAGGAAATCGCAATCATCTACTTGGCGCTACCGTTCACCACGTTCCTTAGTCCACCGATCACCG GATTCCTGGTGGACAAGTTCGGACGGTACAAACCAGTTGTCATCATGAGTTTGCTTTTAAATGCATTATTTCACCATTCGTTGCTGTTGATCCCGCAGCAGGAAATACCTGGCAAGCTACCGGAAGCGTACGTAATGAGACATCCCGGCACAGGAAATGTAGAG GTTTGGTGGTCACCCTGCCCCAGCCGTGAGTGCCCAGAGGAGGAAGAAATCGATATCGTCGTCGACCAGTGTTTGGACCATTGTTTGCTGCAGGAGCAGAACCCAAAGATCGAGTTGGCACCACCACCGACCGATCTACCACTCGTCGTCACGCCGATTGGTGATGAACCGAACGATCCGAAGGACGATCTTGATCTATACGTGCGTAACAAGGGTAAAGGCAACAAGAATAAAACAGCGGAAGTACTTAGCACTAGCAGTAGTTCGAGCACTACCGAGCTGTACATGGACA aatCATTACTTAAAGAGACACCCGAAGAATCAGAGGAAAGTGAGGAAGGGTGGGTGGTGGCGGGCAGTGGCGATTCGGCGTTTATCGTACTCGACATGCACCCCGATCTGGGCGAACCGATAGAACAGTTGGGTATGGAAATCGAGCATGATGACAATGCTACGGTGACCGACTTTAAGACGCGCTTTGGTGTGGCCTTGCTCTGGCAGCAGGGCGTCAATGTTACCGCACTCGAGGAGGAGGATCTTCGCTGCGGTGGGCTGGTAATGACATCGAACATGACGCTCAACAGCAATATCAAGCTGTCGGAGTGGGCCGCTGACTGTATGGTGCAGCGTTGTCGTTTCCGACGAAACGGTCCCGATATCTGCCCGCCGGACTACAAGGAGAGCGATGATAAGATCTTTTGGATATACTTTCTTCTGCGCTTTCTGGCAACGACCATGCTGTCAGCGGGCGTCACCATAATGGACCCAATCGCACTAACCATGATCGAGAAGTATGGTGGAGACTTTGGCCGTGAGCGGCTGTTCTCCAGCATCGGTATGGCTATCTTCTCGCCAATCACCGGTGTGCTGATCGATCTGTTCTCGAAGGATCTGGGTTACACGGACTACTCGGCGGCATTCTACACGTATGACATTTTGCTGATAATCTCCTCGGTAACGGTGTTCCTGATGCCACTCGGGGAGAAACTGCCGGCGGATAATGTGTTTAAAGATTTACTGAATCTGCTGAAGCTAAAGCACGTGATCATCTTCATTTGGTTCCTGTTCTTGTTGGGCAACTTTTGGGGCTTCATCGAGAGCTTCCTGTTCCTGTACCTCAAGGAGCTTGGAGCTCCCAACTACTTGCTAG GCATTACCATCACCGTTGGTACGGTGAGCAGCATACCCTTCCTGTACGGCGCTGGACGCATCACAAAAATTGTGGGACACGTCAACCTCATCGTGATTGCTTTCATCGCACACGCCTGCCGTCTAGTGGGCTATTCGTTTATTGA GAACGCATGGTGGTGCTTTCCGTTCGAAGCGATGGAAGCGCTTTCTTGTCACCTGATGTGGGTTGCTGCCGCAACTTACTGTGCGCTGCTGGCTCCAAAGAATCTGTTGGCCACACTGATCGGTGTGCTGGGTATGGCTCACTTTAGTCTAGGCCGTGGCAGCGGCTCCTTCTTTGGCGGATTTCTGATCGGTGAGGTTGGCACACGCGAAGCATTCCGATACATGGGCCTGGTAGCGGTGGCTGGTGGTCTTGCTTACAAATTCATACATTCAATCTGGTTGCGTAAATATGACAATCCT GACGCCGACGATGAAGCCGTGGAAAAGGGTGAAGCCGAAAAGCTGTACACCGATGGTGACGAGCCGAAGACGAAAGATCAAGGTACTTCGATGTCGCAGGAGCGCCTATCGCTCATGATAAAGTACAACCAAATAGGAAGCCTCACGTCCTTACCGCGTGGCTCAAGA GGTGACGTGAACGATGTCTTTTCCAAACGACGCAGCAGCTACAACATTGAGTTCGTACGCGCTCAAAAGGGTGGTGGCAGTGCTTCGAAG GTGGATCTACTGAAGTCAGCGGTCGACATTAACCACAAGGCATCCCATCAACATCTGCGCAAGGAAGGTAAAGCGTCCGATCAGTCACTCAACTCGAAACGTGCCGACAGTGCACCACGTTTGAATCAATCGAAGAACATCTCGCAACCGATCCTAAGTGCGGTAGTGGACGAG GAAACTGAACAACGCGACTCGATCACCGAAGGAGAGGAAGAGAACTATAAGCTAGAGCTCAGCAAGAAAGCTTCCCGCGGCCATGTGCTCAATGACATCCCCGAAAAGACAGTGGAAACGGTAGACACCGCTGCAGCTACGCCACCTGTGACTCCGGTGGTCGAGGGCACGgacacaaccaccaccactaccaccactaccaccaccaccaccactccgAGCATAGCAGATGATCATACGACAGCAAATGCTTCTTGA
- the LOC121596347 gene encoding uncharacterized protein LOC121596347 isoform X1 — MAAEENGTNAINTVVGPDDDPMRDPTRWEKFCQRHGINPNLIMLKITLFVMYGATSSLLPYLTIHMQSTGLTVEEIAIIYLALPFTTFLSPPITGFLVDKFGRYKPVVIMSLLLNALFHHSLLLIPQQEIPGKLPEAYVMRHPGTGNVEVWWSPCPSRECPEEEEIDIVVDQCLDHCLLQEQNPKIELAPPPTDLPLVVTPIGDEPNDPKDDLDLYVRNKGKGNKNKTAEVLSTSSSSSTTELYMDKSLLKETPEESEESEEGWVVAGSGDSAFIVLDMHPDLGEPIEQLGMEIEHDDNATVTDFKTRFGVALLWQQGVNVTALEEEDLRCGGLVMTSNMTLNSNIKLSEWAADCMVQRCRFRRNGPDICPPDYKESDDKIFWIYFLLRFLATTMLSAGVTIMDPIALTMIEKYGGDFGRERLFSSIGMAIFSPITGVLIDLFSKDLGYTDYSAAFYTYDILLIISSVTVFLMPLGEKLPADNVFKDLLNLLKLKHVIIFIWFLFLLGNFWGFIESFLFLYLKELGAPNYLLGITITVGTVSSIPFLYGAGRITKIVGHVNLIVIAFIAHACRLVGYSFIENAWWCFPFEAMEALSCHLMWVAAATYCALLAPKNLLATLIGVLGMAHFSLGRGSGSFFGGFLIGEVGTREAFRYMGLVAVAGGLAYKFIHSIWLRKYDNPDADDEAVEKGEAEKLYTDGDEPKTKDQGTSMSQERLSLMIKYNQIGSLTSLPRGSRGDVNDVFSKRRSSYNIEFVRAQKGGGSASKVDLLKSAVDINHKASHQHLRKEGKASDQSLNSKRADSAPRLNQSKNISQPILSAVVDEDLPSSVLSRHRKKHHQSGILVVKACSQDGDLDLRNYLRETEQRDSITEGEEENYKLELSKKASRGHVLNDIPEKTVETVDTAAATPPVTPVVEGTDTTTTTTTTTTTTTTPSIADDHTTANAS; from the exons ATGGCAGCAGAAGAAAATGGTACCAATGCCATCAACACCGTCGTAGGGCCGGACGATGATCCGATGCGTGATCCAACACGCTGGGAGAAGTTCTGCCAGCGTCATGGAATCAATCCGAATCTGATTATGCTGAAGATTACATTGTTCGTTATGTACGGCG CCACCTCCTCGCTGCTACCGTACCTGACCATCCACATGCAAAGTACCGGCTTGACGGTAGAGGAAATCGCAATCATCTACTTGGCGCTACCGTTCACCACGTTCCTTAGTCCACCGATCACCG GATTCCTGGTGGACAAGTTCGGACGGTACAAACCAGTTGTCATCATGAGTTTGCTTTTAAATGCATTATTTCACCATTCGTTGCTGTTGATCCCGCAGCAGGAAATACCTGGCAAGCTACCGGAAGCGTACGTAATGAGACATCCCGGCACAGGAAATGTAGAG GTTTGGTGGTCACCCTGCCCCAGCCGTGAGTGCCCAGAGGAGGAAGAAATCGATATCGTCGTCGACCAGTGTTTGGACCATTGTTTGCTGCAGGAGCAGAACCCAAAGATCGAGTTGGCACCACCACCGACCGATCTACCACTCGTCGTCACGCCGATTGGTGATGAACCGAACGATCCGAAGGACGATCTTGATCTATACGTGCGTAACAAGGGTAAAGGCAACAAGAATAAAACAGCGGAAGTACTTAGCACTAGCAGTAGTTCGAGCACTACCGAGCTGTACATGGACA aatCATTACTTAAAGAGACACCCGAAGAATCAGAGGAAAGTGAGGAAGGGTGGGTGGTGGCGGGCAGTGGCGATTCGGCGTTTATCGTACTCGACATGCACCCCGATCTGGGCGAACCGATAGAACAGTTGGGTATGGAAATCGAGCATGATGACAATGCTACGGTGACCGACTTTAAGACGCGCTTTGGTGTGGCCTTGCTCTGGCAGCAGGGCGTCAATGTTACCGCACTCGAGGAGGAGGATCTTCGCTGCGGTGGGCTGGTAATGACATCGAACATGACGCTCAACAGCAATATCAAGCTGTCGGAGTGGGCCGCTGACTGTATGGTGCAGCGTTGTCGTTTCCGACGAAACGGTCCCGATATCTGCCCGCCGGACTACAAGGAGAGCGATGATAAGATCTTTTGGATATACTTTCTTCTGCGCTTTCTGGCAACGACCATGCTGTCAGCGGGCGTCACCATAATGGACCCAATCGCACTAACCATGATCGAGAAGTATGGTGGAGACTTTGGCCGTGAGCGGCTGTTCTCCAGCATCGGTATGGCTATCTTCTCGCCAATCACCGGTGTGCTGATCGATCTGTTCTCGAAGGATCTGGGTTACACGGACTACTCGGCGGCATTCTACACGTATGACATTTTGCTGATAATCTCCTCGGTAACGGTGTTCCTGATGCCACTCGGGGAGAAACTGCCGGCGGATAATGTGTTTAAAGATTTACTGAATCTGCTGAAGCTAAAGCACGTGATCATCTTCATTTGGTTCCTGTTCTTGTTGGGCAACTTTTGGGGCTTCATCGAGAGCTTCCTGTTCCTGTACCTCAAGGAGCTTGGAGCTCCCAACTACTTGCTAG GCATTACCATCACCGTTGGTACGGTGAGCAGCATACCCTTCCTGTACGGCGCTGGACGCATCACAAAAATTGTGGGACACGTCAACCTCATCGTGATTGCTTTCATCGCACACGCCTGCCGTCTAGTGGGCTATTCGTTTATTGA GAACGCATGGTGGTGCTTTCCGTTCGAAGCGATGGAAGCGCTTTCTTGTCACCTGATGTGGGTTGCTGCCGCAACTTACTGTGCGCTGCTGGCTCCAAAGAATCTGTTGGCCACACTGATCGGTGTGCTGGGTATGGCTCACTTTAGTCTAGGCCGTGGCAGCGGCTCCTTCTTTGGCGGATTTCTGATCGGTGAGGTTGGCACACGCGAAGCATTCCGATACATGGGCCTGGTAGCGGTGGCTGGTGGTCTTGCTTACAAATTCATACATTCAATCTGGTTGCGTAAATATGACAATCCT GACGCCGACGATGAAGCCGTGGAAAAGGGTGAAGCCGAAAAGCTGTACACCGATGGTGACGAGCCGAAGACGAAAGATCAAGGTACTTCGATGTCGCAGGAGCGCCTATCGCTCATGATAAAGTACAACCAAATAGGAAGCCTCACGTCCTTACCGCGTGGCTCAAGA GGTGACGTGAACGATGTCTTTTCCAAACGACGCAGCAGCTACAACATTGAGTTCGTACGCGCTCAAAAGGGTGGTGGCAGTGCTTCGAAG GTGGATCTACTGAAGTCAGCGGTCGACATTAACCACAAGGCATCCCATCAACATCTGCGCAAGGAAGGTAAAGCGTCCGATCAGTCACTCAACTCGAAACGTGCCGACAGTGCACCACGTTTGAATCAATCGAAGAACATCTCGCAACCGATCCTAAGTGCGGTAGTGGACGAG GATCTGCCGTCGTCTGTGCTGTCGCGCCACAGGAAAAAGCACCATCAGAGCGGCATTCTGGTCGTGAAGGCCTGCAGCCAGGACGGGGATTTGGATCTGCGCAATTATTTGCGG GAAACTGAACAACGCGACTCGATCACCGAAGGAGAGGAAGAGAACTATAAGCTAGAGCTCAGCAAGAAAGCTTCCCGCGGCCATGTGCTCAATGACATCCCCGAAAAGACAGTGGAAACGGTAGACACCGCTGCAGCTACGCCACCTGTGACTCCGGTGGTCGAGGGCACGgacacaaccaccaccactaccaccactaccaccaccaccaccactccgAGCATAGCAGATGATCATACGACAGCAAATGCTTCTTGA